In Bos javanicus breed banteng chromosome 2, ARS-OSU_banteng_1.0, whole genome shotgun sequence, the following proteins share a genomic window:
- the LOC133261896 gene encoding LOW QUALITY PROTEIN: UV excision repair protein RAD23 homolog B-like (The sequence of the model RefSeq protein was modified relative to this genomic sequence to represent the inferred CDS: substituted 1 base at 1 genomic stop codon) — MLVTLKTLQQQTFKIDIDPDETVRALKETIESEKGKDAFPVAGQKLIYAGKILNDDTALKEYKIDEKNFVVVMVTKPKAVTTPASATTQQSNSAATTTVSSSTVPAVTQAPAPAPTSAPTPTPASVTPAPTTASSEPAPASAAKQEKPAERPVETPVATTPTSTDSTSGDSSRSNLFEDATSALVTGQSYENMVTEIMSMGDEREQVIAALRASFNNPDRAVEYLLMXIPGDRESQAVVDPPPAASTGAPQSSVAAAAATTTATTTTSSGGHPLEFLRNQPQFQQMRQIIQQNPSLLPALLQQIGRENPQLLQQLSQHQEHFIQMLNEPVQEAGGQGGGGGGGSGGIAEAGSGHMNYIQVTPQEKEAIERLKASGFPEGLVIQVYFACEKNENLAANFLLQQNFDED, encoded by the coding sequence ATGCTGGTCACCCTGAAGACCCTCCAGCAGCAGACCTTCAAGATCGACATCGACCCCGATGAGACGGTGAGAGCACTGAAAGAGACGATTGAATCCGAAAAGGGTAAAGATGCCTTTCCTGTAGCAGGTCAAAAGTTAATTTATGCAGGCAAAATCCTCAATGATGATACTGctctaaaagaatataaaattgatGAGAAAAACTTCGTGGTGGTTATGGTGACAAAACCTAAAGCAGTGACAACACCAGCATCAGCTACAACTCAGCAGTCAAATTCTGCCGCCACCACCACAGTTAGTTCGTCCACAGTGCCAGCTGTGACTCAGGCCCCAGCACCTGCCCCCACTTCGGCTCCCACTCCCACACCTGCGTCTGTCACTCCAGCACCGACGACAGCATCTTCTGAGCCTGCACCTGCTAGTGCAGCGAAACAGGAGAAGCCTGCGGAGAGGCCAGTGGAAACCCCAGTGGCCACCACCCCAACGTCAACCGACAGTACATCAGGTGATTCTTCTCGGTCGAACCTTTTTGAAGATGCAACAAGTGCACTTGTGACAGGTCAGTCTTACGAGAATATGGTAACTGAGATCATGTCAATGGGCGATGAACGAGAGCAAGTAATTGCAGCCCTGAGAGCCAGTTTCAACAACCCTGACAGAGCAGTGGAGTATCTCTTAATGTGAATTCCTGGAGATCGAGAAAGTCAGGCTGTGGTTGACCCCCCTCCAGCAGCTAGTACTGGGGCGCCTCAGTCTTCAGTGGCTGCAGCCGCAGCAACTACGACAGCAACAACTACAACAAGTTCTGGAGGACACCCTCTTGAATTTTTACGGAATCAGCCTCAGTTTCAACAGATGAGGCAAATTATTCAACAGAATCCTTCCCTGCTTCCAGCATTGCTACAACAGATAGGTCGAGAAAATCCTCAGTTACTTCAGCAACTTAGCCAACATCAGGAGCATTTTATTCAGATGTTAAATGAACCAGTTCAAGAAGCTGGTGGtcaaggaggagggggaggaggtggcAGTGGAGGAATCGCAGAAGCTGGAAGTGGTCATATGAACTACATTCAAGTAACGCCTCAGGAAAAAGAAGCTATAGAAAGGTTAAAGGCATCAGGATTTCCTGAAGGACTTGTGATACAAGTGTATTTTGCTTGTGAGAAGAATGAGAACTTGGCTGCCAATTTTCTTCTACAGCAAAACTTTGATGAAGATtga